Proteins encoded together in one Planctopirus ephydatiae window:
- a CDS encoding DUF1501 domain-containing protein, with translation MTESTFLAQQLAYQTRRYFLGQTGLSLGSMALATQLGGLPRAAYAADASNAAGGVPAGMVVNPMSPRKPHHQARAQRVIYIHLTGSPPHLDLYDYKPELVKRTGQECPDEYLKGKTFAFTSGTPKLLGTPRQFAQYGEGGVWLSDALPHLQTVADELCMLKAVTTDQFNHAPAELLLLTGSPRAGRPSLGSWVTYGLGSESENLPGFVVLISSGVQPNGGKSSFGSGFLPSVFQGVQCRSKGDPVLYVSDPAGMDRQLRRQTLDTLRDLNQLQAIEGGHPETLTRIAQYELAYRMQASVPEVMDISKEPADVIEAYGAKPGESSLANNCLLARRLVEQGVRFVQLFDWGWDFHGTGPGEDIRDGLTNKCRSMDKPIAALLKDLRQRGMLDDTLVICGGEFGRTPFREGRTSGGGILGRDHYPDCFTMWMAGGGVKRSFSYGASDDLGFRVAENKMHIHDVQATIMHLLGFDHTKLVHRFQGRDYRLTDVHGEVIHPILA, from the coding sequence ATGACCGAATCCACTTTCCTCGCCCAACAACTGGCATATCAAACCCGGCGGTATTTTCTCGGGCAAACGGGCCTTTCATTGGGAAGCATGGCGTTGGCCACACAACTGGGAGGTCTTCCTCGGGCGGCGTACGCTGCGGATGCCAGCAATGCTGCTGGCGGAGTTCCTGCCGGGATGGTTGTGAATCCGATGTCACCCAGGAAGCCCCATCATCAGGCCCGTGCCCAGCGGGTGATCTATATTCACCTGACGGGTTCGCCCCCTCATCTTGATCTCTACGACTACAAGCCAGAGCTGGTCAAGCGGACGGGGCAGGAGTGTCCTGATGAGTATCTGAAAGGCAAAACGTTCGCCTTTACTTCGGGCACTCCCAAGCTTCTCGGGACACCACGCCAGTTTGCTCAGTATGGCGAAGGAGGCGTCTGGCTGTCCGATGCGTTGCCTCACCTGCAGACAGTGGCCGATGAGCTGTGCATGCTCAAAGCCGTCACGACCGATCAGTTCAATCATGCTCCAGCCGAACTTTTGTTGCTGACGGGATCGCCGCGTGCGGGCCGGCCTTCGCTCGGTTCTTGGGTCACCTACGGATTAGGATCGGAAAGTGAGAATCTGCCCGGGTTCGTCGTGCTCATTTCCAGTGGTGTGCAGCCCAATGGTGGTAAGAGCAGTTTCGGCAGCGGATTTTTACCTTCGGTCTTTCAGGGAGTGCAGTGCCGGTCCAAAGGCGATCCTGTCCTCTATGTTTCCGATCCGGCAGGGATGGATCGCCAGCTCCGCCGGCAGACACTCGATACGCTCCGCGATCTGAATCAGTTGCAGGCCATCGAAGGAGGTCATCCCGAGACATTGACACGCATTGCGCAGTATGAGCTGGCCTACCGGATGCAGGCTTCCGTCCCCGAGGTGATGGATATCTCCAAAGAACCCGCCGATGTCATTGAGGCCTATGGCGCCAAACCTGGCGAATCCTCACTAGCCAATAACTGCCTGCTGGCCCGCCGCCTCGTCGAGCAGGGAGTCCGTTTTGTGCAGCTCTTCGACTGGGGTTGGGATTTCCACGGCACAGGCCCCGGCGAAGACATTCGTGATGGGCTCACCAACAAATGCCGCTCGATGGATAAGCCGATAGCCGCTCTGCTGAAGGATCTTCGTCAGCGGGGCATGCTGGATGACACACTGGTCATTTGCGGCGGCGAATTTGGTCGAACACCTTTCCGCGAAGGACGAACTTCGGGTGGTGGCATCCTCGGCCGCGATCATTATCCCGATTGCTTCACCATGTGGATGGCAGGTGGCGGCGTAAAGCGCAGCTTCTCGTATGGAGCCTCCGACGATCTGGGCTTCCGCGTGGCGGAAAACAAGATGCACATTCACGACGTGCAGGCAACAATCATGCACCTGCTCGGCTTTGACCATACAAAACTCGTCCATCGCTTCCAGGGTCGTGATTACCGCCTGACCGATGTCCATGGCGAAGTCATCCACCCCATCCTCGCCTGA